From the Dermacentor variabilis isolate Ectoservices chromosome 5, ASM5094787v1, whole genome shotgun sequence genome, the window TCAAAGCTGCATTGCCTGTTACAGCTTGTCTCGCTGATAAGGTAACCGGTTACTACAAGGGTGAACTAGAAAGtttttgcccctattttttttttagccaaattatggctgtaaatgcgaggtcaacatatccattcccagcggtggaccatTCTTGGCCAGGCCCGGCCTTATCGGCTGGTAGCTCGGCGGCATgtcgctgctgtcagttgttgaagatgttGGTTGTGGTTCGCACATCCACAGCGTATGAGCAACGAAGTCTGACTTGTTTTGTAtgaagcaagggacgaacgctcATCAAAagccacagggaaatgcagcccacgtatggggaaaagtgtctccctttgagaagtgtgaggtggtggtgttgtgagctcACAAAAGGCTggtgaagccaagacagcagtccgacggtggttccacagtcagacggatgaattctaccacaggggcatctcaaatttagtgctgcgatgggacaaatgcaTGAACCGGTGTGGGCACTATGTGGAAAAACAGCACAAGGTACCAACAACAGTATATATATTTGTAATTACGTGTATGTACCTTATGttgactaataaaaaatagggggcAAAGACTTTGATTCGCactcgtaaagaaaaaaaaggcaataatATTACAATGCGTGTTACAGagcaaaataagtaaacaatCAATTATAGAATTGCCAAAAATGGCAAGTAGTTAATTACATGTTGCTTTTTATGTGCAAATCTGGAAAGAACACAACCTGACAGAGAGGCACACACTGTTCTTATTTGATCATGAATTGTCAACTTGCCCAAGCTTCAGCCTTGGGCAGCATCTGCATCAGCGACTGACACAAGTTGTATGACAAACTGGCAGCCAAAGAGCAGCTCAAATGATGTTAAAACCGGTAATCATGACTTGCATGCACCACAGTGAAATTACTTGTGATTGGTGCCATTCACATCTGCTTGCATCACCATGTTCATGTAACTTAAGCATCAGCATATACCAACATCCTGTTCCTGTGCCACTGGTTCATTCAGGAGCTTTGCAACCTAAGTGGCAAAGCTGAAAAATGAAACAGTGAGCAACTGATCTAAAACAGTTGCCTTTCAATCAAAGTGACCAACTTGATCATGTGACCTTTGCATCGCAACAGTGTGAATGATCCCTTAGCGAGACGCAGGTGGCTCACCTGCACAGCCGCATTGTACAACTCTTCAGAGGCTTCCTTCAGCATCTCCAAAGCCTTCTCCTGTGCGACCACGATGCGTTCCAGCATGGCAGATTCGTTCTGATGCTTCCGCATGCAGTATATGCTCCAGGCCCGCTGCATTGCCTCTCGCAGCTGACATGTCTCATGCTCCAGGACAGGTGGCGCCCTGTGCCTTAATCTGCAATGTCAGCATAGAAATGTGCTACTGTCATAGATGCTAGAATACAGTCATTGCTGTGTCTGTTGCTGGTACCATCATGTTTCAGCACTTAGAGAAGCTGCCTGGGAAAGAAAGCTATGTGTCCTCACCCACGATTCAAGCTCCAGCTTGCAGTGTGTGAAGTCTCATGCCGTCCTCACGCTCTGCTCGGAGTTGTCATTGTAGGGCCAGCTGCCACCATTTCGGGTAGCACTTGACACTTTTTGAACACAGTTAAAATGTTTGCACTTTTGTAGACAATGCTGCCATGAACATGCAAGCCAAACATTAATGCACTGCGTGCACAGCAGGGAGTTAAGTTTCACATGAAATAACCCTCTCTCTCTCACAGTTTTCGAGCACCCTCTGTCATGCTGTGTCTATGACAGCCCATGACACCAGCCACTGAGCCATTGTCTATGACCAGGAGTTACTCCCGAGTGAAAGCAGGAAATGTAATGACAGGTGAGAACTGGTGAACACTGAAACTCAAAACACGGAGGAACAGATATATGCAGCAGTGCACAATGGATTAAACAGCAATTGAACTGTGGCGACAGTGATCCCATTCCACCGGCCTGAGTGCATTATTAAAGAAGACAAGGCAGTAGTGTGGAGCAAACTATATTTGAGAAATGCTGTAGCGAAATTAAAATTTTAAGATTAAGTAAGATCAATAAAGTTGTACATAAAATCTTTCGCACACATTTGGCAAAGATGCAATTAGCACGTTCTTGCCTCTTTAGCTCTAATTCATCGGTCACATTTAGTTTCCAGAGGTTTGTGTTTCTCCTCCCATTTGTTACCTCCAATATCCAGTGCACTACCACCACAACACCTACATTAACTGCAACTAAAGAGTGGTCACTTCGCAGAATCTGCCGCGAGTCACATAAAAGTGAACACCAAGGTGTTCAAGTCACTGACATAAACAACGCTTATGAAGGTTAAACGCCAAGAGGAGCTGGATGAAGGCATAAGGGTTTGCCCCACACACATTCATGGGCAACCTTTGATACCTTGCACAGTTACTTCAATATTGCAAGTGTACAGGGCTGTACAAGGTATACAAGACTGCATGGAAATTGAAAAATAGTAGTGAGTGTTTAAAAAGAGCTTGTTACTATCAAATATTTGACTCAAGTGCCAGATGAAAATTACCAGTTTCATTTTATGTGATGAATGGTTACAACTGCTTCAAAAGAAGTGCATGACAATTTAGCTAACCACCAGGCAGTAATAACAATCTTTACTGAGTAGGTTTTCGGCTTCCCATCCAACTTCGAATAAGGTTTTGTGTGACAGTAGCTTTTTGTATCATTAGCAGTCCTGCAACAAGCGTTGCCAGATGATAAATTTGCCCggatcatcaatcaatcaatcaatcaatcaaagttttatttcatctctcaacaaagagagaaagggggTGGCGGGAACTAAGCACGGCCCCCTATGGTACAATTTGTTTAGCAGTAGTATAGGTACATAAGTCAAGGCACTTTACAGGAaaggtgaaggaaaaaaaaatgatagcatGGACGTACGTAcaggcagtgtgtgtgtgtgtgtgtgtgtgtatatatatatatatatatatatatatatatatatatatatatatatatatatatatatagtgcagaaaaaaaaaatgaagataagAGAGGTACATACGAAATAGTTTCAGAAAATAAGCTGTGACAATGCAGctacaaaatgaaaacaaaatatgtTCATTTTCATATGTTCATTTTCCATAGTCCTCTAAAAAAAACATGTCAGTGGGGTTCTACAGTGGGTTGGTTACTTTAGGAATTGACGTGATCGGTGCATTTACCATCATATCGGGCACGTCAAATGAGCTGCATGTTACATGGTCTCTACGTTGCCCATATACTACCTAGAACATTGCAGCACTACGGTAAACACATTTCACAGATGAACAGATCCCTGCAGTTAGATTTACTCGGAAAGCTACAAGGCTCGTCACATGAGGAACCTGTCGACATCACTAatccgtttttgttttttttcagtaATCCGCCTGCCGCCAAAATGCCGATGCAGTCGACCATTCAACACTCACCCTAGCTCTTTTTGCAGTTTTGGGGCCACCTCCGACTCTTCGATTGGCTTGTACTTCTTGGCATGCCTCTTGAGTTGGCGGATACCCCTTTCGATCCTTCGCTTCTTGCGTTCTTCCCTCATACGAAGAATGGCCGGGTCGAGTCGTTTCTTCTTTTTAAGCGGCTCCGCACTGCGACAATTCGTTTCCAACAATACTGGCATTAAGCACTGAGACTTCGCGCAAAGCAACATCGCGGCTTACTTAAGCTGGGCCGTGGTGTGCAGATCCCTAAACGCAACGGCAGCTGACGGCAGTAATCGCTGTGGGGCCGCCGCTAACCTGcacaagggggaaaagaaagaaaaaaaggaaaagtcaaGACAAGAAGCTTTGATATTCGTCCCCGCCCTGGATCAGGACGAATCCTCCTCCAACTACAAGCCTTTCTTTCTGAAAAATCCGTAgatgccaatttttccctttTATGCAAGGAGTCTTCGACGATGTCGACGAACTACACGTCTAGTACGCACTGCTCTCTCACCTTAAATTGGTCAGCCTTGCAGTCAGCGCGAAAAGTTGCATCCTAGCTCTGATGCAGAAGAGGCGCCACTACAAATATGTTATACCGATGGTTATACTTGTCTGTGTTAGCTCAGTCTTTTACGTTCGTAAACTTTATAGACTAGCCGTGCTAATCGCTGCTCGCACGACCCGCAACATGCGCGCCATGTGTGCTTGTGAGAGGGCAATTACCCCTTTCCTAAAGCAAGGCGGAATTTTGGAAATACTTTTTATTCGTGTATTCATTTGCGCTtgtatttgttattttatttatgtCATATAGTTAATAATAAAACCCCTTAAGCTTCTTAAAGTAGCGATactctcctcctctgccttcactcctcttttctcctctttcacgctccctcgtcgaccgtggcgccgcctacactgctcgagtaacggcgccaacatgcgctcctcgccactccgttaCAGCGAACTAGAAGCAATTCTAGTATTcaagtattctagtacactgtaacccTTTTCTGGCAAAAATGGACGCTTTTCtggcaaaaatggcgctgatgcacggcgcgagggcccacgtgatgctattagaccAATAGCGACGCGCCgttggcctcggccagagcgcacgaggaggaggcggcattcttcaaagcgtggcactactttaagAAGTGTGCTGAAATCGGATGAGATGGTGATGATGACCTATGCGGTCTCTTCCACGGGAGTTCGCATGGCAGTTCGGATCTGCTGGCACATGGCTGGCATGGGCGTGGAGTTTCTCACTGTAACAAAAGGGGCAATCATTGGCAACCgcagggcgccgccatgttgctactctgCTTAGGCGCAGACGACAATACTCAAACGAGACACGCAATCCatgtaattattgtatgaaactcttcGATTGTGGTCGATCCAGATCGACCTTGATCTGGATCGGGTGTTGCTACACGGTCATTTGCGATCGCGATCATGcgggagttacggagtcgccatctatcggaagcgccccgctggcgcagtatgagggatcacgcggcgcgctcctcataggttttgctgtcagcgctcactgaaaacaccacgcgcgagctttcccggacatttctgtaagtactttcgaaacgagagaagttgtttactgcctaaataataatcttgggcaaactgaaagcacacaatcatttacagacgctatctctttaccgaatacgtacagtgaacgccactgcgcgcggtcgccgcgatggagtctcccgaaccggcttcttgcgtgaaaggtaggtaaacgctgagagcaaactatgtgaaatatgttcttatagtgtttgtataactaaatggagcgtaatagacagaagcctcaatgcagcgatcgcgcagattcgcagcgaccgactgcgtgtctgcatgcttgtccgcgcagttTCGCTCTCGCctcgtgcgcgttttcgcaccgtgccatgagctttaggccgcagaatatgagcatttgacaataTACAAACAACCATTGTggcgtgggtgctatcagagctgttcaaaaataatttcattgtagagacttcgacacctacgtgggactatgatgtgccgtcgcgacgattcaatcctttttttttcttctaaattcttggacgtttcaatattatttctcgagttgcttcgcactgtatgtttatcggtgttctcagcgtgcgatttcccgctgcttcttttttgtaatcgagtgcattaattcataacacaaacatgaccatttgccgtgctttttttttaatgtgcttcttaccgctacctttccactccagtgaacttgccagtatctatagtatcgacaagttcatagaccaaaccgtcatgacattagtcgggcagcggactcgggcgagcgtctcagtgcgcgttttccgaacatcgcagaccccgcgccgtagcagaaatcttcctcgcgtttgtgcttgctgcatacccgagttgtagccgatgactgtttgccggttttatgtttcgcgagccaagcttcacgcagcttcttgtcctacggctacgtgtgaataaggctgacaccggcctccgttacgtgcgttcgccctgcggcaccgagcagtagcctaccatgttgcgcgccttcaaaggcagccactacctattctagtgctttcaagcgttgtaaaggagacactcgaagcgggaaaatctcgccactaaatgaggaccgcagcgtacgagggaatttaaactctcgttttcagctcgcttcggcgctcccgaagcagccgacgcggccgctatgtccacgtgatccctcctagcacgtcacgccgacggtggcgccagcttttccagtggtggagctcttAGAATCTGACGTCATCTACTCATCGTGCCGTCACACGAATCAGCTACCGGTTTCGGATgggtttcggtatctcgtttgTTGTTATTTAAGATTATTGATGAATTATGATAAGTTATTGATGAATTTGTGCGTGTAAATGTAACCATAAAGCAGTGCATTACTGCGCACAAGCTTTcgattttattttcttcttttttgataaTTGTATTACGACAGCAATATCCGGTCTGCCCGTTTCCCGTGGCAGTCGGGGCGTCGGGGATTCTTCTTCATTCTAAAATGGCGTCCGCAGGGGATGGAAGTGCGACCGTGAAGAGGAAAATTAGCGAACTCAAAGTTGTCCAGCTAAGAGCCGAACTTGAAGGACGCGAGTTGGACAAGAGCGGCAGTAAAACTGCACTGATTGAGCGTCTTTCAAAGGTAACCGCTTACGAGCTTCCTCTAAACGCTGCTACTTCCTAGTAGGCACTAGGCCTACTTCGCTTGGCGTCCTGTGCTGCCGTCCTAACTTGTGCCATGCTTGTGCatgttttgctgctgtatgtatACGTACCGTACGTAACATTCACGTCCTTGACCTTTATTCAGAAGGTAGTCTTTGTTCCGAGGGAGGTTTATTTAACGGTACACTATATTGACTTCAAGATGTAATTGCTGCCGAgctagatttttttctttctctctctctctctctctctagtttgaGTGGCTGCAGCTGGATTGCTTTCCACGCGAGCATTTCGTCACTTTTGCTTTCGTTAGATTAAAGCGCGCGCTCACCAACACACCGGCATATGAGAAAGAAAATGTCACGTCTTGGGTTTCATTAGCGCCTACTCGGAATGCATGCGCAGAACGGAGTTCTTCGGCAA encodes:
- the mRpL40 gene encoding mitochondrial ribosomal protein L40, with protein sequence MQLFALTARLTNLRLAAAPQRLLPSAAVAFRDLHTTAQLNAEPLKKKKRLDPAILRMREERKKRRIERGIRQLKRHAKKYKPIEESEVAPKLQKELGLRHRAPPVLEHETCQLREAMQRAWSIYCMRKHQNESAMLERIVVAQEKALEMLKEASEELYNAAVQADNGLFPAQFKAIVSTPPVENYEPPDGKYVDTTKKWRP